The sequence AAAAAGTTTAGGCTCaaagtttaattaatactTGAACTAAAGTTGAAACCGGTATAACCGTCTGCGAGTTGGACAGAATAGCCGTTACGATGTGAGCAACCGAAAGGCCAATTGCTGTGTTGGAATATCCCTTCAAACACCTAACCGTGGCGCCACTggaaaacaaggaaaaaattcattttgtcgATTCTTTCTACCAATTTGAGATATAATAGGAAACAGGAGGCTAGAGCTCACAGTCTGACGACTTCCTTGGAAATTTCGAACCATCTTTCTTCGTCGGTTTCGAGGCCGATATTCGGCAGAATGTCGCGAAATTGCACACCAGCGACATTTATTCCAGACCAGAGTGGAACTAGGAAACGTCAAACGGACTTAAACAGACGCGATACGTAACGTGTGCTTTCTCCTCCggcaaaatgtaaaaaattagaTCACGTAGAGTACGCGTCGAATTCGCCGCAAACGTGGCCGATTTTCGAACTCACCCTGACTGTCCCCGTGCTCGCCGATGATGTACGCGTGAACCGAGCTCGGTGCTATCCCTATACGATCAGCGATTAAGTAACGAAACCTTGCTGAATCGAGACTAGTCCCACTTCCGATTATTCGGCCGGCCGGTAGTCCGCTCACTTTCCACGTTATCCACGATAAAATGTCAACTGAAAGTAAAAGTTCCGTTTCTACTCGCGGCTTAACATTGACTTCGATGTATTGTCTTCCGTTGTACAGATAAATCTGAAGATTTCTCTTTTTAAGTTATACTTAACCTGGGTTACTGACGATCACGAACACAGCATTCGGACTATAACTAACCAAAGTAGGTATAATGTTCTTCATAATCTCCGAATTGCGTTGTACCAAATCTAACCGCGATTCACCTTTCTTTTGTCTCGCGCCCGCAGTTATAACGATCACCTTCGAGTTGCTTGTAATACAAAAGTCTGAAACAACATTCTTCTTATTCCTCTATCTGTTTAATCATTTACCACGCTCTTTATAATTAAACCTTTGTCGTGAAAGTTGTCACATGCTCGATGAAACTATTTTTAAAGTAAACATCGTTACCTGTGTCGAAATCTATGCGTGGATCTCCTAAAAATACCGCGCCGTGATTAAAATCCATTCCTTCCCCCTCCAGCTTCTTCGGGAATGCATCGACTATCGCAATGTGCGGGGTGATGTTCTGCGATGAAGCAACGGAAAAATTACAAATGCCCAAGTGACTCGACGTGACTTTCCATTATCGAGAATGCACGTGTATGTAACACGAGGACATTTTCCAGGACTTCTGTCATATTCCTGGACTTAGTTGCCGCGGATTTACCACGTGAGACGTCTATCGAACTTTCACTCGTGTTCAAAATAAACTCGATAGTCTCGAACGTTTGATAAGTTCGTCGTTCAAGGgtcgaaaaatgtaaaagattGGTACCGATGTACCTGGAAGAGAAGCGAGTTCGCGCAGGCCACGCCGACCATTCCCGAACCTACGATCGTCACCTTGTGACAGCAATCTCGTACTGGTTCCGCAAACTTGCAAAGCAGCTCTTCCTTCAGACATGGTGGTCTGAAATGAAAAGttatcattttatcgtaaCACTGGTACACCTTCTGTCAATTCGACATTCACGATGCATTTGTCCAGTTACGACATATGAAATGAGTGGTATTTTGCGTTTAAAAGAGGCTACAGTCTTGTTGGTACGATTCCAAAGCtatgtatttttaatgaaGATCAACTTCTCGGAATTCCAATTCTTAATGTACTTTTcaatattctttctttattgGCTCTTTGCGTTATATTTAATGATCGTATTTTTATACTGActtaatatttaagaaagaacttggtaaattgtttaatttcaatGTGACAAAGAAGTAATTTGAGATATGCATTTTATACGTAGAATTCCAATGTTAAATAGGTGTTAAAGAAAGAGCGGTCAGTAGGTAAAGGAGTATAGATCGCTTACACGAAACTGACCGCTCTCTGTAAATCGTTTCCAGCGGTGGCGTCTTTGCCAAAATCAGCGGACGCGATTTTCTTCGTCTTGCCACCGGCGAAAATGTCCTTTAGTATCGTTGGCGGTAAACTACGACGAAAGTGTTTGCTGGCAAAGCTTCTCCTCGATATCGTACATATCGTACATTTCACACATGCCGGCAGCGACGAAATCGACAGCATGCGCGACAAAACCATTGCTTCTAACACCTGATGATTTTGTTTAATTCCCGTGTCCCCTCTATCGCGAAAAATGTCACATCGCACAAGGTTAATTGACGTTTCATTAAAAAGAAGGCGCTGCCGATCATAACGCGCCTAGTGAATCGTCATTGCGTCGGTTTATCAATTGTTAAACAATCCATGGTTACAAGGATTCGATTTCAGCGCATGATTGTGATAGATTCATCTTATAATAACAAACAGTCGTATGACAAATcttaagataaaaataatcgtTTCATTGGCTTAGCTAAACAGTATTGATTTATTATATCACTGGTATAAATATACAAGACAATGTGTGATACGTTTGATAACAGGATCAATTAGGAAATAGTACTCTAGATTTCGTATGAAAATACAGATCAGTCTATGCGAGTTTCGTGAGGTAGACATTGAACATTTTGAGAATCGTCTGATATCTCTGACAAGTATAAGATAAACATaaattacgaatcaatttaaatttctatttcaagTTCTGTCTGATAGTCGTATCGTGGCTGATAATTGTTTATCGTACATATTTGTACTTCGACTTATCGATTAAGTATCTTGTCTTGCGTCAAATCATAATTACGTACATCGTAGAATTAGTGTATCATATAACTtatatatgataataatataattagtacgttataatatataatgtcGTATTAAACCAACTGAATGCAATCAAATTTGTTGTAAATGTTAAACATCGATACAACAGTAATTAATACTTCGTGGTCACGCGAACACATATTTTCTTTATACAAAAGATTATTCTAATTGTTGAATCATTTATATCATTCATCAAATCAGAGCGTGTTTTTTGGCGTGTTTAtgcatataaataaaatttaaatatttttaatagcaCTCTTAAGTATTGGCCACATGAACTTAAGTAATAAACTGTAAGTAGAAACCAAAGGTGCTTGTCAAGAATCAATACTTTGAGTGCATAAACACACACGATATTGAGTTACAAGATGATTGATTCCCTTTGTTTAGGAGAAAGAGTTATTTCAACGCGCAAAATGAaacgaattatttaaaattttaagtcCTTTTGCACGTCGTGCATCATATCGGCCGACTGGTGCAGAAGAGCAGTCTCGCCCTCTGTTAACTTCTGTTGAACAACGCACGAGACACCACTTTCACCCAAGGTGCAAGGCAGAGACAAGAACACGTCCTTCTTGATTCCGTGGTATCCCtgaaaataatcgaatatGAGGATCATTGCTCACTGAACGATGAGTTCAGCaacaaatcaattttttaaacgtcTAGACGTTTCAGCAACTCGTTTTGCAATCCACGATGATACTACAATCGCGCGTTACTTATATAAGAAACACGAGTTATCGACTTACGGTAACCATGGTAGATACGGCGTGAACTTGGTTGGAGTTTCGCAATATAGCAGACGCGAGATTCGCAACGCTCAAACCAATAGCCCACGATGTGTAACCCTTTAGTTTGATCACCTCGTATGCGCTATCTACAACCTGTTTGTGCAGTTCACCCCAATTCTCAGTGTCTTTGTCCGTACCAACGTTTTCGTTGAGGTCGCGCAACCTGACGCCAGCAACGTTCACTCCAGACCATACGGGTactgaaaataataatgaaacaaatattacAAACTACCAGCAGtctataaaaatacatttcacTCGTCGTTCACGTGAAAATTCGGTAAAATTACGATTTAAGTTTGATAACGCGACACTTTGTTTCCTTATCACAGATAACAATCGTTAATCAGCTGTGAGCACTAAAAAACCAATCAACCTTTGAATATTGCGCATCAACGTACCACTCGTATCGCCATGCTCTCCGATAATCCAGCCGTGACAGGATGTGGGTGCGACGTTCAATTTCTGCGACAAAAGGAAACGGAATCGGGCGGAGTCCAGATTGGTTCCACTTCCAATCACTCGGTTCTTTGGCAGGCCTGAAAGCTTCCACGCCACGTAGGTCAGAATGTCTACCGGGTTCGAGACGATTAAGAGAATCGTGTCCGGGCTATATTTGACTAGCTGCGGGATGATGCCTTTGAAGATATCTGTGTTTCTTTGAACAAGATCCAGCCTCGTCTCGCCTTCCCTTTGACGAGCACCGGCGGTCACAACGCATAAACTAGAATTCGCTGTAGCAGAGTAATCGGTACTGGCGTTGATCTTCGCGTTTTTCAAGAACGCGCTACCGTGTTGCAAATCCATCATCTCTCCCTTTAGCTTATCCGCCATTACATCTACGAGCACCAAGTCGCTCGAAACATTCTGCAATAcgaaaaaaattcaaatttcggTTGTAGATTGTTGTttagtaatttataaatattcagaTTTCGGAATGTAAAACTTACGTCTGTTAAGATGCTGAAAGCACAAGCCATACCGACTTGGCCGACGCCGACCACGGTAACTTTGTTTTTTCCCGTGGCAACCGGCTCTATCACCgtgtttaataatttatttttcaacaatGCCATTCTCctagaaaaaattattatattgtcTAATGTGTAATAGGCTAGCTGATTCTTATCTACTTTTGAATTTTTTGCACGCAAAGGTCGATGAAGGTCAAAAAGGTCATAGCGTGCGCTGATGCTATTGCGAAAATTTTAGAAACGTTCTATTGTTACAAAAATGTGCTTCAATCAGCGTATGTGTCAGAATAGCTACTCCTTGTATTGCAAGAATTCCtaacgttttatttttttgctTATCAGTCTCTCAAAGCCGGAAAGGTTACGAAAATTtcagaatttgaaaatttcgtgACCTCTCCATCTTCCAAATGATACGTTTCGTTCATGCAAAGAatagaggaagaaaaaatagaatatgttagtcacaaaaaaaaagaaaaagaagaaaacaagaaaaaaagaaagaagaatacaataaaaataatgtcgttaatttttaattacatggcgctttatatatttacactTAGACGAAttagaaatgaatttttaccAGTTTGGCTTAAAGCAGCTAGGTAGGAAGCGACATTTTTCCTTGTTCATAGTTATCTATTCGTTTACTATATCGATTACGTGAATGAAACGTAGAACGTAGATAATACAAGCAAGCTCTGAAGGTGTCACTAGTAGTACGTCAAGCACGTGTACCAACGTTCAAAGTTATACGTACTATAGAAATGCAGGTTACACAGGAAACTGCAAGCAATTACTCAAATAAATCAAACTAAGAAACTACAAACAACATCGAGAACAGATATTGGTACCCATCACCGCTAGAATACGCTAGCAAAACGAGCGAACTAATTCTGTTAATTAAGTATCACCAAGTGAACAATTCACGGAATACAGAACTGTGCTGTGACCCAGTTTCTTCTATGGGAATGGTGCCCCACATCGCGTAACAGGATTCATCCTTATACGACGCGTCGTTATACACTAACTTTCAAACATCGACACATCGACTAATCTCGCCGTATAATAACTTGAAACGCGACGAACGTaaagaataaaacatatatacaCTAACCTCATAGTTGctttaagaaagaaaaacagaaaGCAGAGAAAGAAATGAAGCTAACACCAAGCAGGTTATTTGGGCGGTTTACCAGGAGGTCCGTACGTCCAACTTGTCTGACAGCTCAGAGACTTCTGTTTGCTAAGGTGACCTTGCCCCCGCCTTTTATACCTCCCATAGGCTTCAGCCGGCGCGTTGGGGCTGATGAAACCGGTAATACAACCGAGTATCGCCGAAATGATAAATTCGCGTTCGGTTTTTCCGATAAATTTTCACATTGACCCCGTGTCACGTGTCGATCGTGCACGCGTCGCGTGGACGTTATTTCGAATTCATCGGTAACTTGGCTGATGCGGCGAAGTACGTAGATCGCGGCATAGATTTTCGGAAATTGAAGGTGACGTTGCGCACGCGTCGTATGACGCAACATGCGTTCCTTTTTCCCCGAGAAACAGTGTCTATCGATCCATGTGGTGCTTTCTTCTCGATCCCCACTGCGCGGCTAATAAAAATCAGCTTTCAGGATGTGTGTCGTTTTAAGGGGACTAAAAATACATACGATTGGGGTCCGTGGAATGCTATCTAACTGGATATTTTGTTTGGACTTAGTACTGCGTTAAATTTACTCGAACTGTTTTCATAAAGatttatataatttgaaaaGGGAGTTCTTGTGGATCTAATCGACGCGCtcgattatttttatagtGGAATTTTAGAGGTAATGGGATTTTAAAACTCTAGGGAACATATGTAAGTATgttgtatttattaattagcTTAATTTTGTATGTCTGGATTCATCCGTcagaaattttattgaaactgTTTCTCCAATTTTCATTATCGTCGCTCCAAAAACTGATAATGCAAAGAGTGATGTCATTCTCGGCAATCATAGTTTAAGTTTCATCGCGGTGGAATGTACATGACAATTGAATGAAACGATTAGGATTGACCAATCCCGTTGAACAACATTTGCTACAAGAGGAATCCCGCGAGAAACAATAGACTTATTTAAAAACTCGTGTGCAAAAAATTAAACCTCGTCTAGTACTTATCTCGAATCAGAGTAGAGCATCCACCAactttttttatcgaataatctTGTCGATAGTATGCCGCAGATATAATATCGGCGCGTACATTTTGCGCGAATCTGCTGGTTTGTTGGAGAATACACATATCGTCACGTGTTCCGTTTAGCTGAATCATATTTAGGAATACCACGATGAATGCAGTCGAGAATGACGCAACGGATCTTCACATGTTCGTCACTATAAGTTCTACGTGATCACAAGCACCTTTTCATCTACTCTTCCTTCTCTTGTATTCTCGAGCGTTATTTTCGTTCCTCCAACGTCTCACGTGATTCTACAGCCTACACAAATAGTGTTCGCGCCAGTCACGAAAGGAAAAACGTGAGAGGCGTCACGTTTTTCAGTTTCGTTgaatttgatgcaatattacattaaaattaTCTCGATTAGTTAACTGCTTCTTTATTCGTTGTCTAACGGATTACAGGAATTCCGCTTCTCAATATCTAATATAATCTtggtattttcatttttaaccaTATAATAAGCGTTGAAGTTTAGTAATATATTTGTGATCTCTGCGAAATATAGATgtatttgtactaaatatcttgtaatttttgtACTAGGTTTCGAAATTgatcaatatttaaaaatgcacAAAGACGTCCATCATACTCTTACTTACGTTCTcaaagattataaaatatcgctTTAAAACAGAATATCGTTTATGTTTCCTAGTTTATTTACATTAAGCTTAAATTGCAGACCTGCAATTTTTTCCGCGTTTTACCATAATCTAATCGGAAGGAGACGGGATGAAAGGTTACTACATTTCATAGAGATAATGCGTTTTTGCAATTGCTCTTTACACGCCGGGCATTAACTTTGACCGCCGCTCggcgtaaaaaaaaaaaaaagagatgcTTGTGGATGAAATTGACGTTCCTCGAGTAACGGAGCCGCCATCCGTCCCGTAATTATAATCATTTGCATCGCCGTGGCTAGCACGTTTCGTTCTCTCAAACTGgcgagaaaattgaaaagaaatttagaaGGGAACCTGAGCGATGATTTGCCTAGCGCGAACACGCAGCGCTTCTAACTTTTTTATGGTTTGAAAGTTAAGTTGATAGAACAATGTGTTACTATCGAACTGCGTATGGTTGCATAATCTTCGCATCACATGCCACGCATAATGAACGAGTTGAAGGAGTTAGAGTCAACGTCCGAAATTAATCTATGCACATAACTGTAAAAGCCGTACGCGAAATAGGGCAACTTGTCGCAAAATAGCATGTAATTTGTAATTGGCCAAGACTGAGCTATGACTTCTATCGGATATATTGTTACGTATATGATATTATATTCTATCTAATCGTTAGACATGTGTTTATAGGGAAGTGCGATATTCGAGTCATTCACTCTACTGACGGTGAGAACTTTGAATCTTTGCATCTTCTTATTTTCTTGATAGATAAGTAGTATTAGAAGATTGATTTGATAATTAGGAGTTTATGAATTTATTCATGAATTAATATAGTGAAACGAAGATtactattaatttttcattatttttacaatagCTGATAAATTTTTGAATTCTTATATCACACAACTGCTATATCATACACTGCATATATTAGAGATACATTGACTTTGCACGAATTGCGCAATAAGTACAGCGTTTGAATGTTTCTAGATAGCAGGAATCACGTGACAAGCAGACAGGTgcatttataatataattcaaGTACGGTTTATCTCACAAAAAGATAATGTTGTCTTCGTGAACGTATAATCCCATAATATTTCTTCCTGTAATTGTTTTTCCCCCGCGGCTACCGATCATTGCCTTAATATTAATCCGTAATCAAAAGGCTGTTACGTTCGTtatcaataattttcttttttaaattctctCAGATACTGAAGATACTGAGATTCAGTCGAATTAATATATGGAAATATCTTCTGCATATAACATTTCTTTTACAATAATCTTGACAATAATCAAAGTTCATGACACTTAATCGCTCCGTTCAATAAGATTAATTCTAATACGTTACAGTTAATTACGGTGTTTTACGACATGATACCAAGATAATCACATTCGCCGACTTTACTGCCAATTAGTAGAGAGTCGCGTACACAGTTCCATTTGTGTCTTTCGTTAAATCGCGTCATGATAAATTAATCGATCGCATAAAGCGCGAAGTCAATCATCCAATTAGCCTCAATTTGGGATACAACGTATTTTTGCAAGGCGATCGACGAGGTTTAGCATCCGAAAACCGGACTTTGTAAATCTCCCGTGATTCGATATTGCTAATTGCATCGCAATTCGGTATCGATCCGTTGAACCGCCGTGATATCGACCGACTAATTGCGTATCCCTCGTGTGCTACGACcaagaaattgtaaaaataagtCCTTCCTTGCTTTtcccttttatttctttctcccGAACAGTACTATGGTCGCCACTCACACCGGATGTCTTGCAACCGTTAATCTCGTAATCGTTGCAACGAGCAGCGAATGAAAAGAGGGAAGAAAAAGAGGCAGCCGTTTCAATCTTAAAAGGGCAAATACAAATTGCTCCTGCGTATAATCTCGCGCAGTAACTTGGGCGGAGATCTTACAATGTTGCGTTTTTGTCGACACACCAGATTGCCTCTGAGAATGTACGTGTTCTTATGCGTTTTGCCAAAGTTATGGGATACTGAAAcaaatcttcgtttggattactactcgagagaaaatttattcCCTGCTTGTGCCAAATATTTCAACAAAATACTAAACATATTTGCCCCGAACGTTCCTCTTATGACTGATAATTTTAGAACGTTGAATTCCTTGGGTGTTACCACATCCTATTCGTTGAAGTGTTCCTTGTTTAAGAGATAAATACTTTAATCCATTAAAAGGTAaaatactttgattttatcgaaataagcaaCAACAAATAATCTAAAGGtcacatttttttataatcttcACATTGAACAGAATTAAACGTAGCTTTAAGCCTGTCTTTAAgtaggaaatttaattttatagataaTAGAATTACTTTAATTGAATAACTTGttgatttctattttttaacgtaatatcaagccaaataaacaacatcaaatatttcttcgctcatagaacatttattttatctctGTTTTTTACACAGCACAGTAAAACGAACGTAATTACACGTAGTCACACGCAATATTTCCTATGAAATTATCCGAAAAGACCGATAGCCTGTTACTTTGATCCGTGTTACGTTTATCCATTAAACACGGGTGGTCGCAGTTGGATGAGCGCAGTGTTAAAAGGTGCATTCACGCGTGCAAAAGAAATAGAGAACTGAAAGAGAAAGGGTGTAGATCGTCGGTGAACTCAACAAGTGATTCCCCGTAACTATAAATAAATGCCGGAGGAACGGGTTCGCTCGCTCGTAAATCTGAAATCGGGGCATAATCGGCGTACAATCTGGAATCTAGCACGGATCGAGGCTCCGTGGCTCGCGATCCACCGCGCGTGCATTCTCGATTACGTTTTATCCGCCGGCTTACCGTCGACGGTAAAGCTGGATCTGACTATTCACGATCGGTAATCCAGGATTCTGCCATAAATCAGCTACCTCGTCTAACAGCCGTATACCGGTCTCGCGTAGAGAAATTATTCCGCTGGAATTACAACCCCTAGTCTTATTATCTTGGCTGTGTTGACCTCTTCGAGACAGCAATTTCACGAGTATGCGATCCACGCAGGTTATAAACACCGTTCGTCGATGAGTTTGCAAAGAACCATGATCGAGAAGGAGGAAGCGTACATGCGTGGATGTGTTATCGCTTAGCTAGTAGGAGATAAGTACTCCCGACTGATACGGTCAAGACAATTTCATATCAGTttggaaatttaaaatgaaatcatTGCTGCATTTGtttttatggaaaattatAACAACGATTAAGCAGTTCGTGAAGGGGAATCGTTATCGTTAGTCGAAGTATTCTGTAATTTCTGTATTGTAAAAACCCAGTTATCATTGAACTCCGATTGATCATTACAAAAGGTCCTAAGTATATCTCCTTGTGCTATCTCAAGCACAACCTTCAGACTTTAGCAATAGCTTTTTGCCCATCGTTATAAAGTTCAATAACACGATGAGGAAAGAGTAGCCTGGCTATGTTGAACAAAGTGCTTTTGTATTTCTTCATCGGTTAAAGGTTAGGATAAAGAAACATTTTTCCATTATATGAATTAATCGGCTATCTTTTGCGGCTGGAATTAGGTCTTTTTCTACGATTTTGATAGATTCGAAGTCGGGATCCGACTCTAGACGGTCACGTATCGTATTAAGGGATGCAACCGCgttcatctcgtacatacgacGCATTATTGCAGAAGGTAATTACTTTCGCGAACGTGTATCTATAGGGATTCGATTAGTTGGCTGTTTTTGTCCAATTGCTTACCGAGGGATTATACAATCCCTGAAATCCACGTTGGT is a genomic window of Bombus huntii isolate Logan2020A chromosome 1, iyBomHunt1.1, whole genome shotgun sequence containing:
- the LOC126867825 gene encoding L-lactate dehydrogenase-like isoform X2, with product MRRMALLKNKLLNTVIEPVATGKNKVTVVGVGQVGMACAFSILTDNVSSDLVLVDVMADKLKGEMMDLQHGSAFLKNAKINASTDYSATANSSLCVVTAGARQREGETRLDLVQRNTDIFKGIIPQLVKYSPDTILLIVSNPVDILTYVAWKLSGLPKNRVIGSGTNLDSARFRFLLSQKLNVAPTSCHGWIIGEHGDTSVPVWSGVNVAGVRLRDLNENVGTDKDTENWGELHKQVVDSAYEVIKLKGYTSWAIGLSVANLASAILRNSNQVHAVSTMVTGYHGIKKDVFLSLPCTLGESGVSCVVQQKLTEGETALLHQSADMMHDVQKDLKF
- the LOC126867825 gene encoding L-lactate dehydrogenase-like isoform X1; amino-acid sequence: MNKEKCRFLPSCFKPNWRMALLKNKLLNTVIEPVATGKNKVTVVGVGQVGMACAFSILTDNVSSDLVLVDVMADKLKGEMMDLQHGSAFLKNAKINASTDYSATANSSLCVVTAGARQREGETRLDLVQRNTDIFKGIIPQLVKYSPDTILLIVSNPVDILTYVAWKLSGLPKNRVIGSGTNLDSARFRFLLSQKLNVAPTSCHGWIIGEHGDTSVPVWSGVNVAGVRLRDLNENVGTDKDTENWGELHKQVVDSAYEVIKLKGYTSWAIGLSVANLASAILRNSNQVHAVSTMVTGYHGIKKDVFLSLPCTLGESGVSCVVQQKLTEGETALLHQSADMMHDVQKDLKF
- the LOC126867883 gene encoding L-lactate dehydrogenase-like, whose translation is MITFHFRPPCLKEELLCKFAEPVRDCCHKVTIVGSGMVGVACANSLLFQNITPHIAIVDAFPKKLEGEGMDFNHGAVFLGDPRIDFDTDFCITSNSKVIVITAGARQKKGESRLDLVQRNSEIMKNIIPTLVSYSPNAVFVIVSNPVDILSWITWKVSGLPAGRIIGSGTSLDSARFRYLIADRIGIAPSSVHAYIIGEHGDSQVPLWSGINVAGVQFRDILPNIGLETDEERWFEISKEVVRLGATVRCLKGYSNTAIGLSVAHIVTAILSNSQTVIPVSTLVQGHHEVCQEIFLSLPCSIGENGVTNIVRMRITEFEKKLFQTSANVVYNVQKDIKT
- the LOC126867825 gene encoding L-lactate dehydrogenase-like isoform X3 — encoded protein: MALLKNKLLNTVIEPVATGKNKVTVVGVGQVGMACAFSILTDNVSSDLVLVDVMADKLKGEMMDLQHGSAFLKNAKINASTDYSATANSSLCVVTAGARQREGETRLDLVQRNTDIFKGIIPQLVKYSPDTILLIVSNPVDILTYVAWKLSGLPKNRVIGSGTNLDSARFRFLLSQKLNVAPTSCHGWIIGEHGDTSVPVWSGVNVAGVRLRDLNENVGTDKDTENWGELHKQVVDSAYEVIKLKGYTSWAIGLSVANLASAILRNSNQVHAVSTMVTGYHGIKKDVFLSLPCTLGESGVSCVVQQKLTEGETALLHQSADMMHDVQKDLKF